In one uncultured Methanoregula sp. genomic region, the following are encoded:
- a CDS encoding metal-dependent hydrolase: MFFFFHLLTGIILGFLLGDILRDRRWILPCVVGSVLPDLIDKPLGHLIFPLTIGDGRIYTHTLFIAVVILITGILFWKRMQDPEVFALGVGLLSHQVLDMMWLEPSNWYHPFLGPFKGGLPEDYIWILLMQEIQNPFELTIAILIGVLLLAMVFYRRILVVMNRNRRVFSRILILSALLLCALSGICIGWGFINHTIPEIGWSRPEELIIGGTVIALAAGLLWRWRIRRGKG, encoded by the coding sequence ATGTTTTTTTTCTTCCACCTGCTGACCGGCATCATTCTCGGCTTTTTGCTAGGCGATATTCTCCGCGATCGCCGCTGGATTTTGCCCTGTGTTGTCGGTTCCGTTCTTCCCGACCTGATCGACAAGCCGCTCGGCCACCTCATCTTTCCCCTGACGATCGGGGACGGACGTATCTATACACATACCCTTTTCATCGCAGTCGTGATCCTGATAACCGGCATTTTGTTCTGGAAGCGGATGCAGGATCCGGAGGTCTTTGCTCTTGGAGTAGGACTCCTGTCGCACCAGGTACTCGATATGATGTGGCTGGAACCTTCGAACTGGTATCATCCTTTTCTTGGCCCGTTCAAAGGGGGATTGCCCGAGGATTACATCTGGATCCTGCTGATGCAGGAGATACAGAATCCCTTCGAGCTGACTATTGCAATTCTTATCGGGGTTCTCCTGCTGGCAATGGTCTTTTATCGCCGGATCCTGGTCGTTATGAACAGGAATCGCCGTGTTTTTTCCCGGATACTTATATTATCGGCACTCTTGCTCTGTGCCCTGTCGGGGATCTGCATTGGATGGGGATTCATAAACCACACCATCCCCGAAATCGGATGGAGCAGGCCGGAAGAATTGATTATCGGGGGAACAGTCATTGCTCTCGCGGCCGGGTTACTCTGGCGCTGGCGGATTAGAAGAGGTAAAGGATAG
- a CDS encoding SDR family oxidoreductase, with protein MKYIVTGGAGFIGSHIVEELANRQHEVIILDNLFSGKQENIEQFLSCPGVTFVKGSITNPRLLKETFAGADGVFHLGAIASVPRSVADPTETHDVNLTGTLNVLIAARDCNVKKVIFSSTAAIYGNNPALPKSESMIPETQSPYAVTKIAGEQYGAIFSHLYGVKTVSLRYFNVFGPRQDPTSPYSGVISRFIKNILTRQPLEIYGDGKQTRDFVFVKDVVRANLLAIESSAEGSFNIACGKRIDLTELAAIVMEITGITVPIIFKPPREGDIRDSLADITRARYAFGYEPEYTVKSGLEKTVAWYKSQL; from the coding sequence GTGAAGTACATTGTCACGGGTGGAGCAGGATTCATCGGATCGCATATCGTTGAGGAACTCGCAAACCGGCAGCATGAAGTGATAATTCTTGATAATTTATTCTCGGGAAAACAGGAAAATATCGAACAGTTTCTGTCATGTCCCGGTGTCACGTTTGTTAAGGGCAGCATTACCAATCCCCGCCTTCTCAAAGAAACGTTTGCCGGTGCAGACGGGGTCTTTCATCTGGGAGCGATTGCTTCCGTGCCAAGATCGGTTGCAGATCCCACTGAAACCCATGATGTCAACCTGACCGGGACCCTCAATGTCCTTATTGCAGCCAGGGACTGCAATGTGAAAAAAGTGATCTTCTCCTCGACCGCCGCAATCTACGGGAACAACCCTGCTCTCCCCAAATCTGAATCCATGATACCGGAGACCCAGTCACCATACGCAGTAACCAAGATTGCCGGAGAGCAGTACGGGGCGATTTTCTCCCATTTATATGGTGTGAAGACCGTCTCCCTGAGGTACTTCAATGTCTTTGGGCCGCGTCAGGATCCGACTTCACCATATTCCGGTGTTATCAGCCGGTTTATCAAAAATATTCTCACCCGCCAACCCCTGGAAATATATGGCGACGGGAAACAGACCCGGGACTTTGTCTTTGTCAAAGATGTTGTCAGGGCAAACCTCCTGGCGATCGAAAGCAGTGCCGAAGGCTCGTTCAATATTGCATGCGGGAAACGTATCGATCTTACGGAACTCGCCGCGATTGTCATGGAGATTACCGGTATTACTGTCCCGATAATCTTTAAACCCCCGCGGGAAGGTGACATCCGGGATTCTCTGGCAGATATCACCCGGGCCCGGTATGCATTCGGGTATGAGCCGGAATATACGGTGAAATCCGGTCTTGAGAAAACGGTTGCCTGGTACAAGAGTCAGTTATGA
- the gmd gene encoding GDP-mannose 4,6-dehydratase translates to MVMVKKAFITGITGQDGSYLAELLLSKGYEVHGLIRRSSTFNTSRLDHIFVDPHDPHAKLFLHYGDLSDSEQIANVMYNIKPEEVYHLGAQSHVRVSFETPEYTGNVTGLGTTRLLEAVRRSNHGMKFYQASSSEMFGGAAPPQSEETPFCPRSPYACGKVYSYWMVKNYREGYGMFASNGILFNHESPRRGETFVTRKITRGIARILAKKEKYLYLGNLDARRDWGYSPEYVECMWKILQQKTPDDYVLGIGETHSVREFLEAAFSYAGLSVEKHVKIDPKYFRPTEVEVLIANPEKARKILHWKPKIKFADLVKIMQDADLRASGLESIGEGDALIEKIFPDRWWKAD, encoded by the coding sequence ATGGTTATGGTAAAAAAAGCGTTTATTACCGGAATTACCGGGCAGGATGGATCTTATCTTGCCGAGCTTCTGCTCTCCAAAGGGTACGAAGTTCATGGACTCATACGGCGATCATCAACATTCAACACAAGCCGACTCGACCATATCTTCGTTGATCCTCATGACCCCCATGCTAAACTTTTCCTGCATTACGGTGATTTATCTGATTCGGAACAGATCGCAAATGTCATGTATAATATCAAGCCCGAGGAGGTTTACCACCTTGGTGCCCAGAGCCATGTCCGGGTAAGTTTTGAAACACCTGAATATACTGGTAATGTTACGGGACTGGGAACAACTCGTCTCCTGGAAGCGGTACGACGGAGTAACCATGGTATGAAATTCTACCAGGCATCATCGAGTGAGATGTTCGGGGGAGCAGCGCCGCCTCAGAGCGAGGAGACACCATTCTGCCCACGGAGTCCGTATGCATGCGGTAAAGTCTATTCCTACTGGATGGTGAAGAACTACCGTGAGGGCTATGGAATGTTCGCCTCTAACGGGATCCTCTTCAACCATGAGTCGCCTCGCCGTGGCGAAACGTTTGTCACGCGCAAGATCACCCGGGGTATCGCCCGTATTCTGGCAAAAAAGGAGAAATATCTGTATCTCGGCAACCTGGATGCCCGCCGTGACTGGGGGTACTCTCCCGAGTACGTAGAGTGCATGTGGAAGATCCTCCAGCAGAAAACACCTGATGATTACGTGCTTGGAATTGGGGAAACACATTCTGTCAGAGAATTTTTGGAAGCGGCTTTCTCGTATGCCGGACTGTCTGTTGAGAAGCACGTGAAGATCGATCCAAAATATTTCCGACCAACTGAAGTGGAGGTACTGATAGCCAATCCCGAAAAAGCTAGAAAAATTCTCCACTGGAAGCCAAAAATAAAATTTGCTGATCTCGTGAAGATTATGCAGGATGCGGATCTCCGGGCTTCAGGACTTGAATCCATTGGTGAAGGAGATGCACTGATAGAAAAGATCTTTCCGGATCGCTGGTGGAAAGCAGACTGA
- a CDS encoding GDP-L-fucose synthase, with protein MEKNSLIYVAGHRGMVGSSIISQLKKSGYNNIITATSNELDLKDRGAVDNFFRSNSIEYVFLAAAKVGGIKANISHPAEFLYDNLMIQNNIFECCRKYGIKKLLFLGSSCIYPKDCPQPMKEEYLMTGPLEPTNEGYALAKIAGLKMALYYNQQYGLNTICPMPCNLYGANDHFDPENSHVLSALVKKFVDAVEDDTKKVVLWGSGIARREFLNVEDLSVALLFLMEKWNHPEIINVGWGDDISIRDLATLVAKKTGYHGQIEWDTTMPDGMLRKCMDISKITALGFTPKITLDEGIIRMISDYKQIRKTQISIKPNNR; from the coding sequence ATGGAAAAAAATTCATTAATATATGTGGCAGGCCATCGTGGAATGGTCGGGTCTTCCATCATCAGCCAGTTAAAAAAGAGTGGTTATAATAATATCATTACGGCGACGAGCAATGAGCTGGATTTGAAAGATCGTGGTGCCGTTGACAATTTTTTTCGCAGCAATTCAATTGAGTATGTATTCCTTGCCGCAGCAAAAGTCGGGGGAATAAAAGCGAACATTTCCCATCCTGCAGAATTTCTCTACGATAATCTGATGATTCAGAATAATATTTTTGAATGTTGTCGGAAATACGGGATAAAAAAGTTATTATTTCTTGGAAGTTCCTGTATTTATCCCAAAGACTGTCCTCAGCCCATGAAAGAAGAATATCTGATGACAGGTCCGCTTGAACCTACCAATGAAGGGTATGCCCTTGCAAAAATCGCGGGTTTGAAGATGGCCCTTTATTATAACCAGCAATATGGCCTGAACACGATCTGCCCGATGCCCTGCAATCTTTATGGTGCGAATGATCATTTTGATCCGGAGAATTCGCATGTGTTATCAGCGCTGGTAAAAAAATTTGTTGATGCTGTGGAAGATGATACTAAAAAAGTAGTTCTTTGGGGTTCTGGCATTGCCAGAAGAGAGTTTCTTAATGTGGAAGATCTTTCAGTTGCACTTTTATTTTTGATGGAGAAATGGAACCATCCTGAAATCATTAATGTCGGATGGGGAGATGACATATCCATCCGTGATTTGGCAACGCTTGTAGCAAAAAAAACCGGTTACCATGGACAAATTGAGTGGGATACCACAATGCCTGATGGCATGTTGAGAAAATGTATGGATATATCAAAGATTACTGCACTTGGGTTTACGCCAAAGATCACCTTGGATGAAGGTATCATAAGGATGATCAGTGACTACAAACAAATAAGAAAAACCCAAATTTCTATCAAACCAAACAACAGGTAG
- a CDS encoding DegT/DnrJ/EryC1/StrS family aminotransferase — protein MLPLMKNAFINEYETKKALAEFIVQAPRLSMDQQCFRFESEFSKVQQRDEAVLFNSGGSANLALLQALKNLGYLKENALVGFSALTWSTNTMPIIQMGFIPVPVDCEPTTLNIMSWNLEERLKNCKLDALFITNALGFTGDLDKIKRICGENNILLIEDNCESLGSELPSGKAGNFGIASTFSFFVAHHMSTIEGGMVCTDNKELAQMLRIVRANGWDRNLDLNQQSKIRKKFKIHSEFDAKYTFYDLGYNLRPTEITGFLGSFQLRFLAESINQRERNYHFLERDAINNSDLVPLDHSHLSVLSNFAFPVLCKSPALRDKYLKRFSSADIEIRPVIAGNIQKQPFYSKYVKNLYDLPGTDMIHHCGFYCGNYPELTQPDLDLLSRCLKKQDLLN, from the coding sequence ATGCTTCCCTTAATGAAAAATGCGTTTATCAATGAATACGAGACAAAAAAGGCACTTGCGGAATTCATAGTGCAGGCCCCGCGTTTGAGCATGGATCAGCAATGTTTCAGATTTGAGTCGGAATTCTCAAAGGTTCAACAGCGGGATGAAGCGGTTTTATTTAACAGCGGTGGCAGTGCGAATCTGGCATTATTACAAGCCCTGAAAAACTTAGGTTATTTAAAGGAGAACGCTCTTGTAGGCTTTTCAGCATTGACCTGGTCGACAAATACCATGCCGATTATTCAGATGGGTTTTATCCCGGTGCCCGTGGATTGCGAACCCACCACCCTGAATATCATGTCATGGAATCTTGAAGAGCGGTTGAAAAATTGTAAACTGGATGCATTATTTATTACGAATGCATTGGGCTTCACCGGCGATTTGGATAAAATAAAACGCATCTGCGGGGAAAATAATATCCTCCTGATTGAAGACAACTGTGAATCTCTGGGCAGTGAACTGCCTTCGGGGAAAGCCGGCAATTTTGGCATTGCATCCACATTCTCTTTTTTTGTTGCTCATCATATGTCAACAATAGAAGGCGGGATGGTATGTACTGACAACAAAGAACTTGCACAAATGCTTCGGATTGTACGGGCAAACGGATGGGACCGTAATCTGGATCTAAACCAGCAATCCAAAATCAGGAAAAAATTTAAAATACATTCTGAATTTGATGCAAAATACACGTTTTACGATTTAGGTTATAATCTCCGGCCCACAGAAATCACCGGATTTCTGGGATCATTCCAGTTAAGATTTTTAGCGGAATCAATTAATCAGAGAGAGAGAAATTATCATTTTCTTGAAAGGGATGCAATTAACAATTCTGATCTGGTACCCTTGGATCATTCCCATCTGTCCGTACTCTCAAATTTTGCATTCCCCGTATTATGCAAAAGCCCGGCATTGAGAGACAAATACCTTAAACGGTTTTCCAGTGCCGATATTGAAATCCGACCTGTGATTGCAGGCAATATTCAAAAACAGCCGTTTTATTCAAAATATGTGAAAAATCTTTATGATCTGCCGGGAACGGATATGATTCATCACTGTGGTTTTTATTGTGGAAATTATCCGGAACTGACGCAGCCGGATCTCGATCTTCTCTCACGGTGTCTGAAAAAGCAGGATTTACTCAACTGA
- the rfbF gene encoding glucose-1-phosphate cytidylyltransferase, with translation MKVVILAGGFGTRMSEETVIKPKPMVEIGGKPILWHIMKIYSHYGFNEFVICLGYKGYMIKEYFANYFLHTSDVTIDIKQNRIETHENSSEPWKVSLIDTGDNTMTGGRVKRVQKYIGDEPFMLTYGDGVSDINIKKLLKFHQTHKKTGTLTAIRPPGRFGALQLQNGHEVTSFFEKPEGDGGYVNGGFFVFEPAIFDYLKDDTTILERVPLESLAQSKQLNAYKHEGFWHPMDTLRDKKYLEGLWETGKAPWKVWD, from the coding sequence ATGAAAGTCGTAATCCTTGCCGGGGGATTTGGGACCAGAATGAGCGAAGAAACCGTTATTAAGCCCAAACCCATGGTGGAAATCGGGGGAAAACCCATCCTGTGGCATATAATGAAAATTTATTCCCATTATGGATTTAACGAGTTCGTGATATGCCTCGGGTATAAAGGATACATGATAAAGGAATATTTTGCCAACTATTTCCTTCATACCTCGGATGTTACGATTGACATAAAACAGAACAGAATTGAAACTCATGAGAATTCATCCGAGCCGTGGAAAGTCTCGCTTATCGATACCGGCGACAACACCATGACCGGAGGCAGAGTCAAGCGTGTTCAGAAATATATCGGGGATGAACCATTCATGCTCACGTATGGGGATGGAGTATCCGATATTAACATCAAGAAACTTCTTAAATTCCATCAGACCCATAAAAAGACCGGCACACTGACCGCAATCCGGCCGCCGGGAAGATTCGGCGCATTACAACTGCAGAACGGGCATGAGGTCACATCATTTTTTGAAAAGCCCGAAGGGGATGGCGGATATGTCAATGGCGGTTTTTTTGTTTTTGAACCCGCAATATTCGATTACCTGAAAGATGATACAACGATTCTGGAACGGGTTCCCCTGGAATCCCTTGCACAGAGCAAGCAGCTAAATGCTTACAAACATGAAGGTTTCTGGCATCCCATGGACACGCTGCGGGATAAAAAATATCTGGAAGGTCTTTGGGAAACAGGTAAAGCGCCCTGGAAAGTATGGGATTGA